ATGTCCTCTCTACCATCGTGGGCAGGTGGGGCCCAACCCGCTCTAATATTTCCTCTAGGCTCCTGGCCTTTGCAACCTCCCAAAGGGTGGGCTGCTTCTTCATTCTGCACTGGAGCCTGATCTTCTCCTTTGCTTCCCTGGGGGACACTTTccatgttgagattttttttcttgcttacttTTCCTAGGGGATAAGAAGCAAGAAGGATGGAATGCGTTATAACAACAGAATTCAGAGCTGTCAGAAAAGGTTTTCCCATCTGAGAGATTTCGTGCGCCCTCTAGGGGACGCTCCAGACCCAGCCCTGCTACAAAGCCCACCATTTTCCCCATAAATTCTTCCTTAGGCCCGTGCTCACACATCCTGCACTTAACTAGGGCAGGAAAGGCAGTGAGTCCCCCAGGTTCTGTCCTGATCCCTGGTAATCCTACACCAAAgggccccaggcagccccctACCTGCAGGGATCAAAAGCAGTCTTCCTCTTTTAGCCTTGAAATCTGCTGCGCCAAGGAACCTGAAGACCTGCAGACAGAAATGCGACAATGGCCAGGACTGATTACTTGATCAATATCAGAGGCACCAGCTTTGTTGTTGATTTAGGACTCCGCTAATCAGATGTTgccacttcctctttctcctccataAAGTATCACGACTTCATTTTCTGCCCTGTGATGTGCTCCATAAATAGGCATTGTAACCAAAGATGATTATTCCAAACCAGAACCAGTTTCCTCTCTTCTTTaggccccttcccccccccccccccgtctcatCCCTCCCATCACCTAATTACCATATCTTGAATGCAAATGACCAACTTGTTGGGCGGGGGAGTCAAAACCGCTTGCTGGATGGTGACgttgtttatttataaagaatttcaaCGTGGCTGCGACGCAGCAGCCTTTCTAGAGTTCACCCTCCTTTCACTGCCCACCATTTTATGCATCAAAATGGACGAAGGGCAAAGAGGTAGTGTGGGAATTGCAAACCTGTACCCGCTGAGATCTCAGGATTTTGTCTTGCTTACCCCAGGGACCACAAGCAGCGCCCAGGCTTACACCGACTTGCAGGGGTCAGAAACAAGTTTCCTGCTCCCCAACTATATCCCTCAGTCGGAAAGCCCCCACTCGACTGCCTCCTGCGCAGAAGGAAAGTGTTCCCCGGACCTAATTCCTGTCCCTATCCTCTGCAGAAACGCCCATCCCCGCCCCTTCGCCCCCGTTTGCCGCAGCCCACCATTTCCCGCTCCAAAATGGACGAACAGTGGAGAACCGATACCAGAACAGAGGCCTAGAACCGTGACGGGGTCGACCATCCCCAGGGTCAACGGTTACGACCCCCTCCCATCGCCTTGCAATAATCAGGCTTTTTCCTCGCTCTCCccttctctggcccttcccttccAGACGCCGGATCGCCTACGAGATCACCACTCCTAGGACATCCCAACTGGTACCCATTCCTAACTGTtggcccctctctgtctcttcccaccAAGTCCTCCACTTCTTGCACCATATTAATGGGTATTGGGGACGGGGATAGGGAAAATCCAGCTGGAACCGCTCTGGTCTTAGCCTTCTGCCACCCCAGTCAGCGCCCACCAACCTGCTACGGATCAGGTTCAGCTTCTACAACTTCCTGCTTCCCTGGGCTACAGGCTCTCCCGCCTTCAAGGCAATAGCGAGCCAGCACACAGCCACAAACGACTACCAGACTGCAACTAGGAGGAGACACTACGCGTCAGCTGTAGGTCTCCTAAGGGCCACGTCACTGTGAACTCAGATAACCAATTATGGTTCATACCTGCATTGCGGCCAGAGAGTGGGGAGCGGGAGCGTGGGCGGGGCCACCTTTTTCTCCATCCTTGCCTTCTCCCCACAAtaacacagccccccccccacacacacacctttttccTCCTGTTTAGTAGTCTTTAGGACCAAACAGGTCATAATATTTAGTACTTTGTATTTGCCTTTGCCCTGACTTCTGCTGGAGCCTTTAAATAattacttctttctcttctataCCATTAAAAATGCCCACTTCCCTCCACTCCCCTGCAAAAATACCCCAAAATTATCCCTAACATCGAAGCTAGGAAGTATGGAAAATACATaggaagtgactttttttttactttatatatttttgagaggttgaggggagaagggcagagagagagagagggagacagagaatctcaagcactctaatgcagagcccaatggggggctcaaaaagaatcaggaaatcatgacctgagcctaaatcaagagtgggtcacttaactgactactgaggcaccccaggaagagacatgtaaaaaaaccaaaaaacaaaaaaaattttatttccctctttttttttttttttttttttttttttttatagggaaGGGTggttgtttttgtcttgtttcccATTAGCATGCATTCAGTGTTTGGTTGTTATAATCAGACAATACAATTATTTTCAGCTGAAAAATAGGGTTTCAGTTGTAAAAACTTGGCAAGTCCTGCTTCTCCTGACAGcaatcccccccccacacacaccattTAAGGACTTTGAATTATAAA
This region of Felis catus isolate Fca126 chromosome X, F.catus_Fca126_mat1.0, whole genome shotgun sequence genomic DNA includes:
- the BEX5 gene encoding protein BEX5 isoform X1 — its product is MVFRFLGAADFKAKRGRLLLIPAGKVSKKKNLNMESVPQGSKGEDQAPVQNEEAAHPLGGCKGQEPRGNIRAGWAPPAHDGREDMPNRLVYNLHMIDGDADDMERFMEEMRELRRKIRELQLRYSLRILIGDPPHHDHHDEFCLMP